In Myxococcales bacterium, one DNA window encodes the following:
- a CDS encoding HAMP domain-containing histidine kinase: protein MQLTSQYWNAAMPVILVSSGVIFTLLGVSMVVLRWHFLYPLIRRYLLRKPEYDYRKIFRDYLERFSALEDRRELYVAILSATCRIVGASGASLVVRDAKGCLQIKATFGLKPFSFDVGEVRGFISLLETQRAVVARGDFVNSVKYRDIKNEGLRWFVQFNAEACIPLFVGDRLYGVINLGSRRKGMYDSETKDLLKLLAVQFATSIHNANLYQAVVRQNQKLQETAQFKTQLLANISHELRTPLTAVIGLTELMAEGGDGPLNEEQHKHLSLILNSGKRLLDTVTAMVDLSRLEVDKLDLHVQKVNLGKVVQQVAEEISPNKYTKVEVMIGSETPGVYGDEARLKQVVKHLMDNAVKFTKRGKISIEAEKCGEMLKISVKDTGIGIEKKKQKAIFEGFRQGDGSATREYEGLGLGLTISKKLVELHGGRMWLTSKIGQGSEFNFTLPLRPAAVYHHQAEGPKRFVS from the coding sequence ATGCAATTGACATCTCAGTATTGGAATGCAGCGATGCCCGTCATCCTGGTGAGTTCCGGGGTTATTTTTACACTTCTAGGCGTGAGCATGGTGGTTTTGCGCTGGCACTTTTTGTATCCCCTGATCCGTCGCTACCTTCTAAGAAAACCGGAATATGATTATAGGAAAATATTCAGAGACTACCTCGAAAGGTTCAGCGCGCTGGAGGACAGGCGCGAGCTTTATGTCGCCATACTTTCGGCGACCTGTAGGATAGTCGGAGCCTCCGGTGCCTCATTGGTGGTAAGGGATGCCAAGGGGTGTCTCCAGATAAAGGCCACATTCGGACTCAAACCCTTCAGTTTCGACGTGGGAGAGGTGAGGGGCTTTATCTCTCTTCTCGAAACCCAGAGGGCGGTTGTGGCAAGAGGTGATTTCGTAAATTCTGTGAAATACAGGGATATAAAAAATGAGGGGCTTCGCTGGTTCGTGCAGTTCAACGCCGAGGCATGTATTCCGCTTTTTGTCGGAGACAGGCTCTATGGCGTGATCAATCTCGGGTCGCGCAGAAAAGGGATGTACGACAGCGAGACCAAGGATCTGCTCAAACTGCTCGCCGTCCAGTTCGCAACCTCCATTCACAATGCAAACCTCTATCAAGCCGTTGTGAGGCAGAACCAGAAACTTCAAGAGACCGCCCAGTTTAAAACTCAGTTGCTGGCGAATATTTCGCATGAGCTCAGAACTCCGCTGACAGCGGTAATAGGGCTTACGGAGTTGATGGCGGAGGGTGGGGATGGTCCATTGAATGAGGAACAGCACAAACATCTTTCCCTGATATTGAATTCAGGCAAGCGTTTGCTCGATACGGTGACGGCTATGGTCGATCTTTCAAGGCTTGAAGTCGATAAGCTCGACCTGCATGTTCAGAAGGTCAACCTCGGGAAGGTCGTTCAGCAGGTCGCAGAGGAGATATCCCCGAATAAATACACCAAAGTGGAAGTAATGATCGGCAGCGAGACGCCGGGTGTCTACGGGGATGAGGCGCGTCTCAAACAGGTGGTAAAGCACCTCATGGATAATGCTGTAAAATTCACAAAGCGCGGCAAAATTTCTATTGAAGCCGAAAAATGCGGAGAAATGCTGAAAATTTCAGTAAAAGATACAGGAATCGGAATAGAAAAAAAGAAACAGAAGGCGATATTTGAGGGATTTCGTCAGGGGGATGGGAGCGCCACTAGGGAGTATGAAGGGCTTGGCCTCGGTTTGACCATCTCCAAGAAATTGGTCGAACTTCATGGCGGGAGGATGTGGCTTACGAGCAAGATAGGTCAGGGGAGCGAGTTCAACTTCACCCTCCCTCTCAGGCCTGCCGCGGTTTACCACCACCAAGCCGAAGGGCCAAAAAGGTTTGTTTCCTGA